The DNA sequence CATTCATCAGTTAAAAGAAACCCGAAATAATAATGTGGTTTGTAGTAATTGCTATATTCCACAGAATACGGTATTAACGGAAAATGATATTTTAGATGGTTATGAAAATGAAATTTTAGAAAGAATTGAAAAGCGATGGAAGAAATAAACAGTAATAGATTAATAGAATGTGTGGCAAAAGAAAATTACGATAATTTCTGCCAGGCGGTTTTAAAAACTTCCCGGGCACGAAAGGACAAAAAAATTGTGATATTTGGTGCTGGGATTTTGGGATTACAATTTTGCTATACGTTAAAGAGTCTGGGAATACAAGAATTTGTTTTTTGCGATAATGATTCGAAAAAATGGGAAAAGAAAGTTGGAGATAAACTTGTTATTTCACCAAAGGAACTTGTGGATAACCAGGACGAATATTTCGTTTTTTTGGCAATAGAAAATTATTTCTCTTGCATGCAACAGTTGGAACAAATGGGATATACTGAGGGAAAGGAATGGTATAATTTAACCAACTGTTCAGAAAGGAAATTAATAAAGCATTTTTCAGAAGACTGTGATGCAGATACTCTTATTTTGGGAGATTGTACATCAGTTAATATTTCAGTTACAGATGAAATGAAGAAATCTATAGCAGATTTGTTGTATCAGAAAAACAAGGTAAAAGTTTTAGGCATGAATGGAATATACATGCGTTTGTATTATAATATTTTTTTGATGAATTTGTGCAAAATGTCGTCATTAAAGAAAACGTTAATTTTGTTAGATTTAAGTATTTTTTATGGGAAATACCATTTGTTTTCGAAAAATCAGCATGTTGAGGTGGTTAAAGCTTTGCAAAATATTTCAGAGATTGATACTGAAGAGGCAAAAGAGTTTGCAGAGATTGTGGAAAACAGAAGTGAAAACTCAATAATAGATATAGGAACTTCACCTAACAGAGAAGATAATCTTTCGGAGCAGAGGATTGAACAGGAACGCCGCATACATATGAAACTGAATTATTTGTATAGGTTACAGGAGGATTCAGAAAGCATACAATATTTGGATAAAATGATAGAAAAGTGTGTGCGAGAAGAAATAGAAAATATATATGTAATTATGCCGGTAAATTATGAAATGGGTGAACAATATTTTGGAGATGTATTTTATCAAAAATATGAAGCAATAAGAGATATAGTGATAAAGCATATCGCAGAGAGAAAAGGAAAAACTCTAGATTTGAGTTATGTTTTAAAAAAGGATGATTTTATTTGTTTACGTTCTACTAATGAGGGAATTCGAGAGCAGGGAAGAAAAAAAATAGTTACACTGATACAGGAGATACTATAGGAGGAGAATGAATTGAAGGAGTCTATTAATTTTGCGTGGCCTGTAACATCTACAAATCGAGAAGATTATGAGGCGTTTTGTGAATGGCTGGATAGGAAGAAAGAGATTGTTGAGAAGAAACAGATTGCAATATGGGGTGCTGGGATTAGAGGAACAGAATTTTCGCTTTTTTTTAGAAAAAGAAATTACCATGATATCATTTTTGTTGATAATAACGAACAAAAGTGGGGAGGGGTGATAGATGAATTTCCTATTATATCTCCTGAAGAGTTGTATCAAAAAATGATGAAAGAAAAGGCAAAAATTTTGATTTCAGCAGAAGCGAGCACAGACATAGAAAAACAATTACAGGAAAAAGGTTATATAAAAGACAAGGACTTTTTTACAATAAAGTCTTGTTTATATGAAAAATATGTAAATGAATTTGAAAGAGAATATAAAGGTGAAATTCTTATTATGGGAGATTGTGAATTCTCTAAAATTTCTATGAAAGATATAGATTTAACTAATTTGGGAGAGATGATAAAAGCAAAGTGCGGTGAAGATAGAACAAAAGTATTAGCGATGCACGGAATGGGATTACGGGCACATTACAATGTATTAAATGCTCAGATTAGTAACGGAATGAAACCTAAGGTATTGCTAGTTATGGTGAATTTGGATACATTGACCGGGAAACATCATTTATTGCCTAGATCTCAGCATGTAGAGTTACTACGGATGGTCTATAATAAAACAGAGAATAGAGATGAAGAATTTGAAGAATATATGAGGGTTGTGGAAGAAAGAAGCAAAAACATACAAGTGGAGTTTTTTACACATAAGTTTCAGACAGAAGGGGAAAAAGCAAAGGAAATAAAAGCCAAGAATTATTTTAGAATTAACTATATGTATAACTTAAATGTAGAGACGGAAGGACTTGTGTATCTTCGCAAAATTTTTGAAAAAGCGAGAGAGGAAAATATAGACGTGATTCCTTTTGTGCCACCGGTAAATTATACTGTAGGAACAAAGTTATTAGGGGAAAAATTTGAAGTAAAGTACAAACAGAATTTGGAAAAAATCAGACAGATTGTAGAAGAGAATAAGAAGGAATTGTTGGACTTGAGTTATTGTCTTGGAGTAGATATGTTTGCAGAGCCTGAAACACCGGATGAGACAGCAAATGAAGTTGGTAGAAGAAGAATGACTGAATTATTATATGAGGCTATTAGGAAGCTGGTTTAAAAGGAATGGGATGAAAGGGAGGGATGTATATGGAAATAAAGATTAGTGTAATCATGTTAACATATAATAGAGAGAAACTGGTACAGAGAGCAATAGAATCTGTTTTAAATCAGACATATAAAAATATTGAATTTATAATAGTAGATAATGGTTCAGAAGATAAGAGTGGGGAAGTTGTAGAGTATTATGCAAAAATGGACAAAAGAATTAAACCATATCATATTAGTAAGTGTTGTATTGGCGCTGGAAGAAATTTTGGATTGAGACAGGCAACTGGAGAGTATGTAGCTTTTATCGATGATGATGATTGGATGTATGAAGATATGCTGGAATACTTGGTAGATTTTGTTAAAGATTATAACGCTGATATTGTATTGTGTGGTTCTCAGAAAGAAATTGAAGGTAAGATTTTCGATAACTGTTGTTTTGATAAAGTGTTAGTTATGAATAGTGGGGAGAGTGTTATTGAATTATTGAAAAGGAAGAAGTACAATGCAGCATATCCAACCAAATTGCTAAAAAAGGAATTGTTTGATCAGATTCCGTTCCGTGAAGATGGAAAATATGATGATATTACTGTTGTGTATAAACATTTTGCATTGGCAAAATGTGTGGTAGCAGGTGGAGAACCAAAATATTGTTTTAGAAGACATGAAAGCAATAATTCCGCGTTTACTACAAACGACTTGTTATTGACAGAGGACCAGTTAGAAGAATATTTGGCGGCTTTTCGAGAAAGAACGGAATGGCTTAGTGCCAAATTGCCATCTATAGCAGATTATGCACAATATAGCGAATGGTCATATATGATTTCTATGTGTAACAAGATTGAGAAGAATCAGTTGAGGAGTTGTTACCAGGTATTAAAGAGAATAAAGAAAATTTTGATTGTAAATTATGATGTATTTTTTTATTCAGAATATATACAGGATTTTGAAAAAGAGTGGATGAAAAAATATATTGCACCAGAGAGGAATAGAAAATGAGTACATTGGAAAAACCACTAATATCAATAATCACCAGGGCGTATAATGTCGAAGATTATATAGGAGAGTGTGCAGAAAGCGTATTAAGCCAGACGTATGAAAATTTTGAATGGATTGTTTTGGAGAATGGTTCCACAGATAATACAGGGATTATATTGGAAATGTACGCAAAGAAAGATAAACGAATTCGTTTGTTTGTAAATAGAAAGAATTATAATAAAATAGAACCGAGTCGGGAAGGAGAATATAATTATTTAGATTTATTGAAGAAGAGCAAGGGAAAATATGTAACAGAGCTAGACAGTGATGATTTTTTGCATAGGGATTATTTGAAAGCTTTGTATGAAGCGACTGGTGGGGAAGAGATAGATATTGTTGCAGCTGGATCGGTGCAGTTTTTTAGTGATAATCCGCATCAAATAAGTAATATTGTTGTACCAAAAGCCTTTTCTGACAAAAATATTAACGAGTTGGGAAATAGTATTGATGATTTTTATAATGTATTCAGACCGGTATGGGGAAAGATAATTTTAAGGGACTTTTATGTACAAAATTTAGATTATATTTATGATAGACCTTCTTATATATCGATCGGAGGAGACACCTATGTATGTCTTCGGATATTACAGGTTGCAAAGAGTTGTGTTTGTATAGACAAGCCTTTATATTTTTATAGAGTCAGAAATAATTCGATAACAAGGACGAGTTATTATAAAGATAGATATTTAAGTTATGATGCAATTTTTTTTGAAGGTAACCGCCTTTTAAAAATTTGGGAGAAAAGCACCCAGGCCAATTTTGAGAAATTGAGCATTATACATTTGGGAGGCTTAGAAATAGATTTGAAAATGATTTCAAATGTAGAAGGATTATTATTAAAAGATAGACTAGAGTATATTGAAAATTTGTTACAAGATAAGGTATATAGGGAATATATAGGCGTATTTTCTAATGATATTAAAGTTATGTGGGAACACAAAATTCATGCGGGATTAGAAAAGATTTACAATATTTCCACAAAAGAAAGCATGCAGGAAAAGACACAACTTTTGTTTTATAAATATAATTTTAGTCAGTGTTTTATATCTAAAAAGCTTATTTTTGAAAAAAAGAATAATAAATACGATATGATGCTTTATATTATTGCAAGTATATCGGAAAAGAATACTGTTGCGCGTGATAACGAATTGGTAAATTTCTGTATTAAATATTTGCTGGGGGAAAATTGCACATCAATTTTGGATGCAAGGAGAATTATAGAACAGCATACAAAAACAGAAAAACGGGAATATGACTTGAAAATAAAGATGAACGAGTTATTGTCAAAGGGTGCATATGATGAAGTGGAAAAAATACTAGAAACTCTTGAGGAAACGATGAGGTTGGATTGTGATGTTTTGTTTTCAAGAGCATGTTGTTGTTACGCAAGGGGTGATGTAAAAAATACAGTGGTATTGTTGACAACTGCAAATGAATTATATCCAGAGGAAGAAGTAATACAGGAAAACTTAAATAATATATTGGAAGAACTATGATTTTTTTGTAAAATAAAGGAGAAATGAACTGGAAGGAGAGCATTTGTGTGTGGGCATTAAATACAATTGAAAAAAGTACATATTTATCTTTTGAAAGACAATTAAAGATTGTATTAAATAAAGCAAGTAATAAAAAAATTGCTATCTGGGGGGCGAGCGTTCGAGGAATCATTGCAGGAATGATTCTTGAGGATTTAGGGGAAAATGAATTTATATATATAGATAACGATAGGAAAAAGCAGGGACAAAGTTTGTCAGGACATGTGATAATGTCATTTGAAAAGATTGACATAGAATCGACGTATATCGTGATATCTATGGAATATCAGGATGAAGTCAGAAATTTGCTTTTTGATTTAAGTTTTAAAGAGAAAGAAGATTTTTTCAGTTTAGTATCTTCGGATTATAATGATTTGATGAATGAGTTGAAGCAAAAATATGATAATGAAGTTCTTGTTGTAGGAGCAAGTATATTGCATACACTGCCTATAGACGACAGAAATAGTGAAGATTTATCTGAGATGATAAAAAGAAAATATCAGAAAGCAATTAAAATTTTAGGTATGACATGTTTGGGAATGCGAAATATGTATTATTTGATAAGAACAGAGATGTATCAGAATCCAAATTTGAGAAATTTGATTATAATAGTGAGTTG is a window from the Roseburia sp. 499 genome containing:
- a CDS encoding glycosyltransferase family 2 protein, with amino-acid sequence MEIKISVIMLTYNREKLVQRAIESVLNQTYKNIEFIIVDNGSEDKSGEVVEYYAKMDKRIKPYHISKCCIGAGRNFGLRQATGEYVAFIDDDDWMYEDMLEYLVDFVKDYNADIVLCGSQKEIEGKIFDNCCFDKVLVMNSGESVIELLKRKKYNAAYPTKLLKKELFDQIPFREDGKYDDITVVYKHFALAKCVVAGGEPKYCFRRHESNNSAFTTNDLLLTEDQLEEYLAAFRERTEWLSAKLPSIADYAQYSEWSYMISMCNKIEKNQLRSCYQVLKRIKKILIVNYDVFFYSEYIQDFEKEWMKKYIAPERNRK
- a CDS encoding glycosyltransferase family 2 protein, which encodes MSTLEKPLISIITRAYNVEDYIGECAESVLSQTYENFEWIVLENGSTDNTGIILEMYAKKDKRIRLFVNRKNYNKIEPSREGEYNYLDLLKKSKGKYVTELDSDDFLHRDYLKALYEATGGEEIDIVAAGSVQFFSDNPHQISNIVVPKAFSDKNINELGNSIDDFYNVFRPVWGKIILRDFYVQNLDYIYDRPSYISIGGDTYVCLRILQVAKSCVCIDKPLYFYRVRNNSITRTSYYKDRYLSYDAIFFEGNRLLKIWEKSTQANFEKLSIIHLGGLEIDLKMISNVEGLLLKDRLEYIENLLQDKVYREYIGVFSNDIKVMWEHKIHAGLEKIYNISTKESMQEKTQLLFYKYNFSQCFISKKLIFEKKNNKYDMMLYIIASISEKNTVARDNELVNFCIKYLLGENCTSILDARRIIEQHTKTEKREYDLKIKMNELLSKGAYDEVEKILETLEETMRLDCDVLFSRACCCYARGDVKNTVVLLTTANELYPEEEVIQENLNNILEEL